From the Ignavibacteriales bacterium genome, the window AGACTGACGACAAAAAGCATGGCGGGTTTCTCTTTCTGGTTATGCTCATTGCAATAGCCGGGTTTGTGATTGTTACCCTTATTTATGTAGTTCTCAAGCCCTTTATCTCAGCCCAGTTCATAGAAAATTCAGCACTGTATGTAGATTACTACTATTTTCTAGTCCCGATTTCATTTTTCCAGCTTCTATTTACCGTGTTTGAAGGCGTAACTCGCGCCGTTCACCAGACGGTCTTCGCCGTTTTTTTAAGGGATGTACTCTTTCGTGTCTTGACCACTGTTGGAATTTTCCTTGTCTTTTTCAAAGTTATCGATTTCTATCAGTTCCTCGTGTTTTATGTTTTGATAAACGGTCTCGTCGTGATCCTCTTATTGGGCCAGGTTGTCTTCACCCGTGAATATAAGCTCATTGTCGGTTCTAAACTCCTAAACAAACTCAGAGCAAAAGAGGTTATCCGCTACGGTCTGTTTACTTTGCTCGGAGGTTCATCATACTTCCTCGCGCAAAACATTGACAAGATTATGATCGGCTCTATGGTCGGTCTGAGGATGGTGGGTATTTACTCGCTATTCATTTATATTGCTACTGTAATATTCTTCCCTGCACGATCCCTTTACCGTATTACAATGCCGACTATTACCGAAGCATGGAAGGAGAACGACGTTCAGCTTATATCAGCTCTTTACAAAAGAACGTCTCTGCTCTTACTCATTATTGGTAGCATTGTCTACGTCGGTATTGCGATAAACAAGGAAAATATACTTTACTTCATTAAACCTGAATACCGGGAAGGTTTTGTTTTCTATTACTTCCTCGGTTTGTCTTTTCTGATTGACATGACAGGTGGCATAAACTCAGACATTATTTCTACATCAGTTAAATACCGTTACGACACTTTGTTCAATATAATTTATGCCGGCTTATGTATCCTTCTTAATTTCATTTTCATTACACTATACGGTGCTATAGGAGCCGCCATTGCCACAATGCTATCTGTATTGATTTTCAACCTGCTCAAATGGGGCTTTCTCTTCAAAGAATACAAGATGCAGCCCTTCGATTCTAAAAACGTTATCGTTGTGGTATTAGCCGGAATTACTTTATTAATAGGGCTTTTCCTGCCCGCACTTGGAAATGTCTATCTGGATATAGTATATAGAAGCGGGAT encodes:
- a CDS encoding polysaccharide biosynthesis C-terminal domain-containing protein, translated to MGRIQAQALKNTVFSYIGLVLGYLNVVILFPAYFSVEEFGLIQLLAGMAIVYSQLSALGLTNAIVRFFPFFKTDDKKHGGFLFLVMLIAIAGFVIVTLIYVVLKPFISAQFIENSALYVDYYYFLVPISFFQLLFTVFEGVTRAVHQTVFAVFLRDVLFRVLTTVGIFLVFFKVIDFYQFLVFYVLINGLVVILLLGQVVFTREYKLIVGSKLLNKLRAKEVIRYGLFTLLGGSSYFLAQNIDKIMIGSMVGLRMVGIYSLFIYIATVIFFPARSLYRITMPTITEAWKENDVQLISALYKRTSLLLLIIGSIVYVGIAINKENILYFIKPEYREGFVFYYFLGLSFLIDMTGGINSDIISTSVKYRYDTLFNIIYAGLCILLNFIFITLYGAIGAAIATMLSVLIFNLLKWGFLFKEYKMQPFDSKNVIVVVLAGITLLIGLFLPALGNVYLDIVYRSGICTAFYLGLLLLLKVSSDINEKFDKYARKLKLIR